The sequence ttgaatttatttctgACCTTTTGAATTTATGTGTGAATACACAAAAAAAGGTCGATTCTTGTACAATTATGTTTCAATTATGGATGATTGAGTTGCCCACTTTCGAGACTTTATCGGGGAAATTCTAACATCATCATCACCTGAGACTGTCTAAAGTCGGTAAAAGGGATGCACACATTTTATTTGGATGTAACCTTGCTCAATTTAAAGATTTGTAACTCTACATTTATTCTTTTGAAGTTGCTAACTCAATAAGCCAAAATTGTCTAAATGGAAGCTAGTCTACCAAACAACGTGTCACTCAAATTCTCTTCATTAAGTCTGAATGACGAGttatttagggtttttaatttgagattgaCAAATTTTGATCGAGTATCTATTCttccaatttcttttaatttcactcaTAATTGCCTCTAAACTTTTAATATTACACAATCTCACTCCTGCTAAACTCAATTGTTAGCCCTTAAGTTGACtgttgttttctttcattttggtcattaatgttgaatttgtgcattttgacACTCAATTGACcaacaaactttcaatttcttcaatttagccatTGATTTGGTCAATTTAAGCCCATATattcacatgatttttttagtttggtccttggttttgaatttcttcaatcaagtccctaattgcctatcaaactttaatattaaagtaatttagcccctgatttaattaaattaactcttaaaaattacaacttaacccctaaaaattaatttcttcaagttaaagcctaaattaaattccaaaattattttttcttacaattaagctttcaataaattcaattaaaccttagaaatttataattgagtccttaaacatttgattttaaaattttcttcattaaattgaattttctttgccaaaaaagtatttattgGTCAAAAATACACTGTAAATTTTCTAATCTTGTATATTTGAATTTTCCTTAACTAGTTTTTGATAATTTCCTAGGCATTCTGgtatattctttatatatatatatatatattatatatatatatatatatatatatatatatatatatatagtaatatttagtgtttgaaagtgtagttATAGTTgccttttaaagtgtttttcgctcgaaaacatattaaaataatatattttttcatattaaaaattttatttttgatattggcATAGTAAAACAAttcagaaactaaaaaaaaataattttaaattaaaaaattaaatttttataaaactcgaTTTGAAAATGCTTTTCCAACCCCGAAAGATTGCTCACTCTAATAAACTCCAAATTAAAGTTTTCATAATTGAATATGAAAATGACCTAATTGAAAGAGATTCTAAGAGCTTTTGTCTCCAAAACCGCAAAAGACGACACAAATTGCAGAAAGAGCCAAAagctggggaaaaaaaaaatctcctttgAAGATGGTATAAATGAAAATACTTGAGAAGAGGTTTGGATATTTATTTACAACGAGACAGTGGTCACCAAAGAACGCAGCTGAAGACTGCGAGTGAAAGGACAAGAAAGCGAGTACACAAAAGTTCGAGTCCTCTAGCTCTATCTCATGACACCACCACTGCCATTCCCTTCACAGGATGGTGACTGACGTGTCATACATTGTGCCACCTGGAACTTTATTACTGGTTTCACATGTTCATGGCCCCACGTGATTTCTCACGAGAAAGCCAGAGTGAGATTGACCGGCAACGCCTGCGCGTGTGGTAGGGTTTGGACCGGAGAATTGACCTTTACACGGAATCGAACATCTTAGGTCGTTTATGCGAAGAATATTCCACGAGCTCATTGGGTCACTCAATGGATGAATGACACGTTATCAAAAGTCAACACCAGATTGCTGTCGGGACcagaattggaaaaaaaaaaaaaccctgtgaAATCACTATCGTAGCACACAATGCCTTGTGCCTGGGGTTACGATGTTTTTGATACAATAATttcaccatattttttttagtttattttaactAGCCACGTGGCTAGTGCTTTGTCTggatcttataattttttttcaacatacttttttttttacttaaaaaaatctaattataaactgaaaatatatttaattaaataaataaaaaattatttgtgatgatgaatgcaaaaaaaatctttaattttaactaaaaactacattaaaaaattaagagataattgTTATCAAGATATACAACATCATAACATGGATAATAAATTCAGtgatgtttaataaatttatttcttgtctagatttagttttcaattaaattatataaaagctAATTTGATGTGAATCGGTCAGTTTCATGGGTTTAAAGATATCTTGGATGATCGAGAAAAATCATGGCttaacttctaaaaaaatttcaagacaaatttattttttaaaaaaatagtgagaTGACACTAGATTGGATTGACCCCAATCACCCTGCAACTTGGGTCATGAACtccattgaatttaataactctattatttttgtaaactatttttatttaattacattataGAAAACtagatatttataaaatcaagcattaattctaaaataaatgttcatttgagaccatgataaagcaaacaaaaataaattatgaagtttatttttcaataaatctaatattaaaagatgaaataaaaaaataattataaaaatttaataacaaaaaaactaggaaaaaaatgGATTCGATGTGTAAACCCGCCAAACCCGTGAATTGGGTTGCCCAGGTCAGCGCATCAAAACTACAAACCAAGTCATATGGACTCCATTAggattaatactttgttttgttatcaaaactattttttatttaactaataaaaaaaatagacaatttTAAAATCGAGCATAAATTCAataccaagattttttttaagatcatgatagccttataaaatacaaaataaaacaaattatgaaacttaactATTAACAaccaaatgttaaaggatgatattgaaacaaatgaatttaataaaaagaaaagaaaagttaaactCACCAAATCGACAAACCAAATCGTGGACTCTACTCAAATTAATAACTTATTTGTTtggaattattatttatttatttatatgataataaaaataggtgattgaaaaatcaagtattgatcttatattaatacttttttttagtatcatgataaccttatatatatatatataaaaaaaaaaaattcaattttcaattaacctAATATCAaagtataaaaggaaaaaaaattaaaaagaaaagttaaaccCAATATTAGAGtagattaatatgtttttttttatttaaaaaatgttcttaagaatttttaattttttagatttttaatttataattttgaattgttgaaatgtactatcatttttttaaaaaaataaaaaaattatttaaatatatttttaaataatgttttcttaaaaataaatattatcatattcCTACACACTCTTTAAAAAAGCGAggtagattattattattattatgttccAACCAACAAACGCTCCGTATAACGTGAAAAGGTGAGGAGTTTTGAACACGCAGCATGCATATCGTGTCCAGTTGTCCACCACCCTCACCCTCCATCTCCAAGAATGTGGCCTCTTCCATTTTGAAAAACCTTTATGTTCCAAAGAAAAGTAAcgaaaacaaaaaggaagagGCTGCCACGTGTGATACTACCTGGCAAGCAGCCgttgctctctctctcatcaTCACTGTCACACCACAAGCCAACCCTCATCCTCAGGCCTCTCCCTCCATACCCCCTCCcgattttttccttatttttctttctttcctttctctgaAATCCCACTAAACCAATTCACACAACACACCAACATATTTTTAATCCAATCTTGGAAGAAccctatttttcatttttatctatttattcaCCAGgtattttactttcttttagaATCTaggatttctttctttcttcttcttcttttttttcttttatattacaCGATCGAATCTGGGTTCCTAAAGGAGGGTTCTTTTTGATATTTCGAGTTGTTTAAAACAGTAGTTTCTCCTGGTTTAgtttgttttcttaacatttaatttagggtttctttttcttcgtttttaTTGGTGGGGGTGGTGGTGGCATTAGTTGGAAACGACTACTGATATGGAtggttttgatgattttagggttttttttatgagcTGCCTAATGAAGAATCAGTATTGTATGCATTCAAGTCTGATAAATCTGTTAGTATTGATGTGTTGTGAGGTGATGATTCATGTGTAATAAAAGAATTGAATGCTTGAACAAGACTGTTAATCCTGTGGATAACCAGCAAGCCTTTCACTCCATGGATACACCAATGTCTACCACTAATTCCACAGCTGGTTCCAACCCTGGTTCAAACGATGATACTCCCCGTGTTAAATTATTGTGTAGTTTCTTAGGTAGCATAATGCCTCGACCTCAAGATGGGAAATTGCGTTATGTGGGTGGAGAGACGCGGATTGTGAGTTTGCCTATGGATATTAGTTATGAAGAGTTGATGAGTAAAATGAGAGAGCTTTATGATGGGGCGATGGTGTTGAAGTATCAGCAGCCTGATGAGGATCTTGATGCATTAGTTTCGGTTGtgaatgatgatgatgtgaCTAACATGATGGAGGAGTATGAGAAATTGGGATCTGGGGATGGTTTCACCAGGCTTaggatttttctgtttttgaatACAGACCAAGATGGTTCGGGGCATTACGTTGATGGGGATGGGAGGGAGAGCGAGAGGAGGTATGTGGATGCGCTGAATAATTTGAATGATGGGCCTGATTTTAGAAGGCAGCATGCTGACTCCCCTTTGATTGGTCCAGTTGATGATATTCATTTACAAGAACAGTTTTTTAATGGATTGAGTCTTGAAGGTGGTCTCCTTAGCCAAAGAAGTGGTGAGATGCCAATATCACAGCACAACTTGCATCATGTTACTATTGCTCCAAGGTATAATGAAATGGAGAGTTCATGGAGCCCTGCATATTATTCTCCTAGGCATCATGGACACCATGATCCAAGATCATTATCAGAGTTTCCAAATTCACCCCCTTCTTCGCGTTACCGTATGCAGTTTGGGGATTTACCCGATAAAGGCATGGATAGAATGCTTGAAGAATGTGCTCGGTCGCAGCTAAATCAGCATCCCCCTTATGACCACCAGCCACAATATTCCGAAAATGTAGTATGGATGCCTACTGGAGGCGTATGTGGTCATAAGGGTGGTTTTCCTGGTAACTTGCCGCATGGTCCCGGTAATTTTGAAGGGAACATTGTTTGTGAGCACTGCAGGGGGCCTTTCCCAAGAAATCAACTGCATTTCGAGCAACCCAGCATGGGAAACGGAGTCCCTCAGGTTGCTAATCCAGGTGCTGACTGTCCTCCGAATAGGGAGGCTTTCATGCTAAACGCAGATGCAAAGGCGCATCACCCAGTCTATCCAAGAGAGCTGAATGATCCCCGAGCTGTCTACAATGACACTCAAGGCCATGACAAAGGATGGATTGTGCAGCATCAGTTGAGTCCCTGCACTGATGAAGCCAGAACACATATCTCTGGAGCCACAAGATTCAATGATCAGTACATTGTAGATGGTCCAGGCATGAATTATCCCCTTGGACATGGAAATTTGGTGGATGGTCATCATATGTCCTCGCACCACCAGCCTGGGCCTGAATTGGGCAACGATGTTTTTCACGATCAAGGTGCAGTTGCTGTCCACAACCTACACGTTTCACCTCCTGAAGAACGTTCAGTACAGCATGGCAATTTTCCTTGCGCTTATGGGCCAGAGAATCTTCATTCATTGCCACATGGACATGCACATCCACAGACTTTACGGAGAAATGTTCAAAATCCAGTGAATGGAACTCCTTATGAAGCGTCCAGTGCAGGTCTGCAGATAAATGGTGCTGTTAATCCATCATTTCTTAGTGGTAGTCAAAGGAATGGCGTTGGCATAGATAGTCAGCAACCCTGGGTTGACTCCTCTCAGAAAATGCTTGTTTTTGATGGGACAGCTTCCTTGGAATATTCTTATGGTCACATGTTGAAATTGAATCCAAATACTTATGGGCTAGAAAATAAGCAGTCTTTTCCTCCAGAACCCATTCGACCAACACTCCCGCATGAAATGCTAAACTCATCTGCAAATATAGCTGCTTCTGGTTACAACCCTGAGTTATGTAATAACACTGTTACCAAAGCATCAAAGATGGAGGGAAAGATCGTCCTTGGCATAGAAAATCACGCAAATGGTGTAGGGAAGGTTGAAAACTTGGATGTGCCAAATGTACCTTGCCCGGAGCAGGATATGATTGCTGATATTAATGGCCAGGCAGCATTTCCTGAGTCTCTCAATTCCAATTTCTTGAGGTTAGTTG is a genomic window of Populus alba chromosome 18, ASM523922v2, whole genome shotgun sequence containing:
- the LOC118033225 gene encoding uncharacterized protein isoform X4, with the protein product MCNKRIECLNKTVNPVDNQQAFHSMDTPMSTTNSTAGSNPGSNDDTPRVKLLCSFLGSIMPRPQDGKLRYVGGETRIVSLPMDISYEELMSKMRELYDGAMVLKYQQPDEDLDALVSVVNDDDVTNMMEEYEKLGSGDGFTRLRIFLFLNTDQDGSGHYVDGDGRESERRYVDALNNLNDGPDFRRQHADSPLIGPVDDIHLQEQFFNGLSLEGGLLSQRSGEMPISQHNLHHVTIAPRYNEMESSWSPAYYSPRHHGHHDPRSLSEFPNSPPSSRYRMQFGDLPDKGMDRMLEECARSQLNQHPPYDHQPQYSENVVWMPTGGVCGHKGGFPGNLPHGPGNFEGNIVCEHCRGPFPRNQLHFEQPSMGNGVPQVANPGADCPPNREAFMLNADAKAHHPVYPRELNDPRAVYNDTQGHDKGWIVQHQLSPCTDEARTHISGATRFNDQYIVDGPGMNYPLGHGNLVDGHHMSSHHQPGPELGNDVFHDQGAVAVHNLHVSPPEERSVQHGNFPCAYGPENLHSLPHGHAHPQTLRRNVQNPVNGTPYEASSAGLQINGAVNPSFLSGSQRNGVGIDSQQPWVDSSQKMLVFDGTASLEYSYGHMLKLNPNTYGLENKQSFPPEPIRPTLPHEMLNSSANIAASGYNPELCNNTVTKASKMEGKIVLGIENHANGVGKVENLDVPNVPCPEQDMIADINGQAAFPESLNSNFLRLVEESGDTVKGGEKDPSAVLGEPNLSIGRMSFLPDLIASVKKAALEEAEEVKARVEENADPAKNDLVSGEIDEKEPEAVNTHEEAELSSDNENINNKIEPTKAEAEAIERGLQTIKNDDLEEIRVLGCGTYGAVHHGKWKGSDVAIKRIKASCFAGRPAERERLIADFWKEALILSSLHHPNVVSFYGIVRDGPDGSLATVTEFMVNGSLKQFLQKKDRTIDRRKRLIIAMDAAFGMEYLHGKNIVHFDLKCENLLVNMRDPQRPVCKIGDLGLSKVKQHTLVSGGVRGTLPWMAPELLSGKNHMVTEKEKNLMLTSIAPP
- the LOC118033225 gene encoding uncharacterized protein isoform X3, encoding MCNKRIECLNKTVNPVDNQQAFHSMDTPMSTTNSTAGSNPGSNDDTPRVKLLCSFLGSIMPRPQDGKLRYVGGETRIVSLPMDISYEELMSKMRELYDGAMVLKYQQPDEDLDALVSVVNDDDVTNMMEEYEKLGSGDGFTRLRIFLFLNTDQDGSGHYVDGDGRESERRYVDALNNLNDGPDFRRQHADSPLIGPVDDIHLQEQFFNGLSLEGGLLSQRSGEMPISQHNLHHVTIAPRYNEMESSWSPAYYSPRHHGHHDPRSLSEFPNSPPSSRYRMQFGDLPDKGMDRMLEECARSQLNQHPPYDHQPQYSENVVWMPTGGVCGHKGGFPGNLPHGPGNFEGNIVCEHCRGPFPRNQLHFEQPSMGNGVPQVANPGADCPPNREAFMLNADAKAHHPVYPRELNDPRAVYNDTQGHDKGWIVQHQLSPCTDEARTHISGATRFNDQYIVDGPGMNYPLGHGNLVDGHHMSSHHQPGPELGNDVFHDQGAVAVHNLHVSPPEERSVQHGNFPCAYGPENLHSLPHGHAHPQTLRRNVQNPVNGTPYEASSAGLQINGAVNPSFLSGSQRNGVGIDSQQPWVDSSQKMLVFDGTASLEYSYGHMLKLNPNTYGLENKQSFPPEPIRPTLPHEMLNSSANIAASGYNPELCNNTVTKASKMEGKIVLGIENHANGVGKVENLDVPNVPCPEQDMIADINGQAAFPESLNSNFLRLVEESGDTVKGGEKDPSAVLGEPNLSIGRMSFLPDLIASVKKAALEEAEEVKARVEENADPAKNDLVSGEIDEKEPEAVNTHEEAELSSDNENINNKIEPTKAEAEAIERGLQTIKNDDLEEIRVLGCGTYGAVHHGKWKGSDVAIKRIKASCFAGRPAERERLIADFWKEALILSSLHHPNVVSFYGIVRDGPDGSLATVTEFMVNGSLKQFLQKKDRTIDRRKRLIIAMDAAFGMEYLHGKNIVHFDLKCENLLVNMRDPQRPVCKIGDLGLSKVKQHTLVSGGVRGTLPWMAPELLSGKNHMVTEKIDVYSFGIVMWELLTGEEPYANKHCASIIA
- the LOC118033225 gene encoding uncharacterized protein isoform X1 — translated: MCNKRIECLNKTVNPVDNQQAFHSMDTPMSTTNSTAGSNPGSNDDTPRVKLLCSFLGSIMPRPQDGKLRYVGGETRIVSLPMDISYEELMSKMRELYDGAMVLKYQQPDEDLDALVSVVNDDDVTNMMEEYEKLGSGDGFTRLRIFLFLNTDQDGSGHYVDGDGRESERRYVDALNNLNDGPDFRRQHADSPLIGPVDDIHLQEQFFNGLSLEGGLLSQRSGEMPISQHNLHHVTIAPRYNEMESSWSPAYYSPRHHGHHDPRSLSEFPNSPPSSRYRMQFGDLPDKGMDRMLEECARSQLNQHPPYDHQPQYSENVVWMPTGGVCGHKGGFPGNLPHGPGNFEGNIVCEHCRGPFPRNQLHFEQPSMGNGVPQVANPGADCPPNREAFMLNADAKAHHPVYPRELNDPRAVYNDTQGHDKGWIVQHQLSPCTDEARTHISGATRFNDQYIVDGPGMNYPLGHGNLVDGHHMSSHHQPGPELGNDVFHDQGAVAVHNLHVSPPEERSVQHGNFPCAYGPENLHSLPHGHAHPQTLRRNVQNPVNGTPYEASSAGLQINGAVNPSFLSGSQRNGVGIDSQQPWVDSSQKMLVFDGTASLEYSYGHMLKLNPNTYGLENKQSFPPEPIRPTLPHEMLNSSANIAASGYNPELCNNTVTKASKMEGKIVLGIENHANGVGKVENLDVPNVPCPEQDMIADINGQAAFPESLNSNFLRLVEESGDTVKGGEKDPSAVLGEPNLSIGRMSFLPDLIASVKKAALEEAEEVKARVEENADPAKNDLVSGEIDEKEPEAVNTHEEAELSSDNENINNKIEPTKAEAEAIERGLQTIKNDDLEEIRVLGCGTYGAVHHGKWKGSDVAIKRIKASCFAGRPAERERLIADFWKEALILSSLHHPNVVSFYGIVRDGPDGSLATVTEFMVNGSLKQFLQKKDRTIDRRKRLIIAMDAAFGMEYLHGKNIVHFDLKCENLLVNMRDPQRPVCKIGDLGLSKVKQHTLVSGGVRGTLPWMAPELLSGKNHMVTEKIDVYSFGIVMWELLTGEEPYANKHCASIIGGIVNNTLRPQIPTWCDPEWKSLMESCWSSDPSERPSFSEISRKLRNMAAPINVK
- the LOC118033225 gene encoding uncharacterized protein isoform X2 is translated as MCNKRIECLNKTVNPVDNQQAFHSMDTPMSTTNSTAGSNPGSNDDTPRVKLLCSFLGSIMPRPQDGKLRYVGGETRIVSLPMDISYEELMSKMRELYDGAMVLKYQQPDEDLDALVSVVNDDDVTNMMEEYEKLGSGDGFTRLRIFLFLNTDQDGSGHYVDGDGRESERRYVDALNNLNDGPDFRRQHADSPLIGPVDDIHLQEQFFNGLSLEGGLLSQRSGEMPISQHNLHHVTIAPRYNEMESSWSPAYYSPRHHGHHDPRSLSEFPNSPPSSRYRMQFGDLPDKGMDRMLEECARSQLNQHPPYDHQPQYSENVVWMPTGGVCGHKGGFPGNLPHGPGNFEGNIVCEHCRGPFPRNQLHFEQPSMGNGVPQVANPGADCPPNREAFMLNADAKAHHPVYPRELNDPRAVYNDTQGHDKGWIVQHQLSPCTDEARTHISGATRFNDQYIVDGPGMNYPLGHGNLVDGHHMSSHHQPGPELGNDVFHDQGAVAVHNLHVSPPEERSVQHGNFPCAYGPENLHSLPHGHAHPQTLRRNVQNPVNGTPYEASSAGLQINGAVNPSFLSGSQRNGVGIDSQQPWVDSSQKMLVFDGTASLEYSYGHMLKLNPNTYGLENKQSFPPEPIRPTLPHEMLNSSANIAASGYNPELCNNTVTKASKMEGKIVLGIENHANGVGKVENLDVPNVPCPEQDMIADINGQAAFPESLNSNFLRLVEESGDTVKGGEKDPSAVLGEPNLSIGRMSFLPDLIASVKKAALEEAEEVKARVEENADPAKNDLVSGEIDEKEPEAVNTHEEAELSSDNENINNKIEPTKAEAEAIERGLQTIKNDDLEEIRVLGCGTYGAVHHGKWKGSDVAIKRIKASCFAGRPAERERLIADFWKEALILSSLHHPNVVSFYGIVRDGPDGSLATVTEFMVNGSLKQFLQKKDRTIDRRKRLIIAMDAAFGMEYLHGKNIVHFDLKCENLLVNMRDPQRPVCKIGDLGLSKVKQHTLVSGGVRGTLPWMAPELLSGKNHMVTEKIDVYSFGIVMWELLTGEEPYANKHCASIIGDEESGKPMEIRLYPSTGFTLQIQDIFGHGSKFWMPTGRNC